One segment of Candidatus Zymogenus saltonus DNA contains the following:
- a CDS encoding LacI family DNA-binding transcriptional regulator has translation MVKAAKTKKKLTIRDIARECGVSASTVSRVLNNEPGISRETTVRVFEVARANDFSLTKRRKPISRSHVNLVVVVPDRSEIELNPFFEMGELINAVNSAFKNDKYSIEIQTFSDLKIFDGGKAALYDGVILAFGDIGGEGRSLLRSKNIPFIFLNRTFETENYVSCNNYKGMLKLREYLNGGSFEKIGYLGCGTIPVNRDRLRGYITGSLEATGAVDDRIILEVASINEVDAGTARFFLDRGCDAVICFNDNFAIRMITELSGMGVSVPDEVSITGFDNSPARRVFRPLITTISLSTFELCFFASRWLRDNILHRETRELRLEVEGTLLEGETVLLKG, from the coding sequence ATGGTTAAGGCGGCAAAGACTAAAAAAAAGCTTACAATAAGGGATATTGCAAGGGAATGCGGGGTGTCCGCAAGCACCGTATCGAGGGTCTTGAACAACGAGCCCGGGATATCGAGGGAGACTACGGTTCGCGTTTTTGAGGTAGCAAGGGCGAACGATTTCTCCCTCACGAAAAGGAGAAAGCCGATCTCCCGCTCCCACGTCAATCTCGTCGTCGTCGTCCCCGACAGGTCGGAGATCGAGCTCAATCCCTTCTTCGAGATGGGCGAGCTGATAAACGCCGTGAACAGCGCCTTCAAAAACGATAAGTATTCGATCGAGATCCAGACCTTCTCCGACCTGAAGATATTCGACGGCGGGAAAGCGGCCCTGTACGACGGCGTTATACTCGCCTTCGGCGATATCGGCGGTGAGGGGCGCAGTCTCTTGAGGTCGAAAAATATCCCCTTTATCTTCCTGAACCGGACGTTCGAGACGGAAAACTACGTCTCCTGTAACAATTACAAGGGGATGCTGAAGCTGAGGGAATATCTCAACGGTGGGAGCTTCGAGAAGATCGGATACTTGGGCTGCGGGACGATCCCGGTCAACAGAGACAGACTCAGGGGGTACATAACCGGAAGCCTCGAGGCGACGGGCGCGGTCGATGATCGGATAATCCTCGAGGTCGCCTCCATAAACGAGGTTGACGCCGGAACCGCGAGGTTCTTCCTGGACAGGGGGTGCGACGCGGTGATCTGCTTCAACGACAATTTTGCCATCAGGATGATCACGGAGTTGAGTGGGATGGGCGTTTCCGTGCCGGACGAGGTCTCGATCACCGGCTTCGACAACTCCCCCGCGAGGAGGGTCTTCAGGCCGTTGATCACCACAATCAGCCTCTCCACCTTCGAGCTATGTTTCTTTGCCTCCCGCTGGCTCCGGGACAACATCCTTCATCGGGAGACAAGGGAGCTTAGGCTCGAGGTGGAAGGGACGCTCCTTGAGGGGGAGACCGTTTTGCTGAAGGGGTAA